The DNA segment GGGtggaaggggaggagagacatAAACGATGGAAAGAGCTCCATCGTTTCAAAGCCCCGGGGTCGACCGGGAGAGGACGGCGTCAAGCGGGGATACGACGGGTTACCTGGTATTCCTCAGACGTAATCCCAACGGAAGTGGCAGTCTCCTGTAGCTCGGAGAGGGGCTGAGCTCGGAACAATTTCTGAAGCAGCACATAGATGGCAGGTGACTCTGGGGAGGTCTGCAGCAGCACCACCAGCCCCCCGTACCAGGACGCCCGGGAGATGTAGTGAGCGTAGAGTTTCTCCTCCTTCGACAGCAGCAGGAAGGCGTTCTGGCAGTCCAGCACTGAGATGCCAATGTCATTGGGCAAAATGTACTGAGAGTCCACCATTGTCTCTTCGCAACCAAAACCTGATCACACCAAGGGAGGGACAATTAACCTGTGTTCTCCTGAAACTGATGCCAGCCTTGTTACAGCCTGCTCTGTCACTCAGTCcaatagctgatctgattgtagtcTCCTCTTTTACTATCCAGCCACCCCACCCTGCTGTAAGCTTCAACTCCCTCATCAATCCTAAACCCGTCTAACTCAGCCTTCAATGTACACAATGGCCCATCCTTTCCACTGGGCTCAGGCAAGTAAGCTCCCCATTTATGTCAAAGATCTATATTAAATCTGCCCGTCAGGTCCAATCTTCGGCTGTAATACTCTCAAGGGCACTTTCAGGCCCCACTCCCTTCCAATAGTAGCCGTGGGAAATTCTACAccatcaccacacacacacacacacacacggggtcacactaacacacagacacaaacggGAACGGGAACGGGGACGGGGACGGGGACGGGGACGGGGACGAACAAACACTTTGATGGATCATCTTAAagacagcactgatccttcacaCTGACCTCACTCAATCCCCCCCCTCACCTACAGCACCCTCAGAAACTCACTCATtcctctccctcactccctcagacACCCATTGCACTCCTCTCCTTCCCTCAAACCTTCCCACCAACCGTCTCNNNNNNNNNNNNNNNNNNNNNNNNNNNNNNNNNNNNNNNNNNNNNNNNNNNNNNNNNNNNNNNNNNNNNNNNNNNNNNNNNNNNNNNNNNNNNNNNNNNNNNNNNNNNNNNNNNNNNNNNNNNNNNNNNNNNNNNNNNNNNNNNNNNNNNNNNNNNNNNNNNNNNNNNNNNNNNNNNNNNNNNNNNNNNNNNNNNNNNNNNNNNNNNNNNNNNNNNNNNNNNNNNNNNNNNNNNNNNNNNNNNNNNNNNNNNNNNNNNNNNNNNNNNNNNNNNNNNNNNNNNNNNNNNNNNNNNNNNNNNNNNNNNNNNNNNNNNNNNNNNNNNNNNNNNNNNNNNNNNNNNNNNNNNNNNNNNNNNNNNNNNNNNNNNNNNNNNNNNNNNNNNNNNNNNNNNNNNNNNNNNNNNNNNNNNNNNNNNNNNNNNNNNNNNNNNNNNNNNNNNNNNNNNNNNNNNNNNNNNNNNNNNNNNNNNNNNNNNNNNNNNNNNNNNNNNNNNNNNNNNNNNNNNNNNNNNNNNNNNNNNNNNNNNNNNNNNNNNNNNNNNNNNNNNNNNNNNNNNNNNNNNNNNNNNNNNNNNNNNNNNNNNNNNNNNNNNNNNNNNNNNNNNNNNNNNNNTCCCTCAgacccccacctccctctcacacgcgcccaaccccaaccccaacccctcccTCCAAACCCCCTCAGTCCCTCACCCAGTTCCTCTCTCTCCACCTGGTGACCCGTGGACCCTGGAAATTGCCTTTACCTCCCGCCCCCTGCCCCACTCTGCGCCAATCACGTCGCCGTCTGTCTGACAGACGGACCGATTCACCAATAGACGCGGGAATCTCGACGGATGACTGCTCCCTTGGCCAATCGGTCTCTTCCTTTGGTCGGAGGGTGTGGCAGGACCGGAAGGCTTCTCCAATCAGAACCCGGAGGGCGGACGCTGGGCCGCGGTCTCCTCCAATCGGACGCTGCTCGGAATGGGGCGGGCGGGTCGGCGCGGCTTCTCCAATCGAGACGAGGCAACCCATCCGGACGGACAGCTACAACAACCAATGGGACCTGTCAGCCCGCTGAGGAGGCGGGGTCTCGAGACAACTAATCGTTGCTCGCGTTGTTTTGTGATGGACAGTCACCTCAACCCATGGGGCCCGCGCAGGAGCGCGGTGAGGCGAGGCGTGGCCACGGCCCCCTCCAATCAGAGTGAGGGGGCGGCACCACACGGTTTTTAAATAGTCACGTGGAGTAACGGTTGGAGACCCGGGAATCCTTACTAACGTGCCGCTACATAAAAAAGTGACAATAAAACCCGAGTCCGGAGAACGACCtgagggaaaattaaaaaaagaaaatcgaGGGGAATACATAGAGCTCGACGCAGCCCTGCAGTGATTGACGTGCGGAACAACCAATCGGCGGGCGGGCATCCCGGCAAACCGTCCAATCGGGGGTCGGGGGGGTGGGACGGTGACGGGGTGAGAGGTCAACTCCCGGCGAGCGGCTAAATGCAACGAATCCAATCGGGGAAAAAAAACCACATTAGACACACACGATGTGAGAAAATGCAACTCCCGtgggatttctttttttttgtctctcttttaTGATTTTAAATTCGAGGTGGGTTTGGGTGGTTCCGGCTCGGGGAGGGTTTAGAGCCGGGCGCCTTTCCCGGTGAATGTGTCCGTCCCACCGGAAGTGTCCGGGTTGGATTCCGGCTCTTGTCCCCCCCCCGGTAAAGGTTGTGATGGCGCCTCCCGGCCGGCTCGGGGATTGCCGGGGCTGCCGCCTGGTGTGCGGGCTCGGCCTGCTCGGGGCCGGCGGCTACGTCTTCGCCTCGGCCCGGCGCCTGATGCGGAAGACGGGCGCGGCCCCCGGCCCGGGGACGGTGGGTCAGATCGTCTTCGCCTTGGGTGGGTACAGCAGCGAGGGGACGGGAGGAGCGGCCTCAGGACATcactccccgccccccccctccccccaccaccaaaaaacACCCCCACTCCAGCTTGCTATTCGACTGAGTGGGGCATCACACATTGAGCTTGTGATCAGCCTCCTCCCTGCCCCATGAGTGTCTTATTGCTATTCGACTGAGTGGGGCATCACACATTGAGCTTGTGATCAGCCTCCTCCCTGCCCCATGAGTGTCTTATTGCTATTCGACTGAGTGGGGCATCACACATTGGGCTTCTGATCagcctcctccctctctcttccccaccccacGAGTGTCGTTTTGCTATTCGACCGTGTGATACCgtgaccatctctctctctctctctctctccccccgatACCCCTGGACTGATCCCCAGGAATGGCAGGACCAACTGAACGAGGAGAGACCGGACTGGACCAGACCGACTGGGCTTGTACCTGCTGGAAGTCCGAAGAGTGAGGAGGGGATGGGGTGGAATTTCACAGAAATGTGCAGAATCCTCCTGGGAGGGCggatgggaagaatgttcccgatgttggggggagggggtggggtgtcaCTGTCTGACAGTAAGGGGGTAAAGTAAGCCATTCACgagtgagataaggaagaatttcttcatttgtTGTGAACCCGTGGTATTATTTCCCAGAGGAAGCTGCTGGGGGCCCCTTTTCTTAGATATagccaagagggagctggacgtggcccCATGCAgctgaagggatcaaggggtatggagagaaagtgggagtgggatactgaggtTGCATGGATTAGCCACGatggtattgaatggtggggcaggttggaagggctgaatggcctactcctgcacttattcgTTTTCTTACCCCTCACCTTATTCCAGACATCTCTCATCCCCCCCTTtactcttcccccccccaccccacaataCATGGCACTGCCTCTCACACCACCCCACACATCCCTTCCACTTCTCCCTTTTCTCCTGCATGGAGTGTGTAATTTTGCTATTCAACTGCGGTGGCCGAAATGGCCGCTGTGCTCTCAGATTCCCAATGGCTTATgcttccctctctgtctctccccatgACAGGTCTGGCTTCCTGGGGCGTGGTGATGTTAGTAAACCCGGAGACGAAATCGCCAACAAAGTAGTCAAGGCTGGGCAAGAGCTGCAGCAGGAGCAATCGCGAGGGACAGGAGAGTCGTCAGAGTGAACACTAACCATGACATCTGAAACTCACTGGCACGGTgacgggagggagagagaattcaAGTGACTGATCTCCCCTGAAGGGAATCCTAGTAGCACTTTTCACGATGTGGAAAGAACTAACTTCTAAACCAGTTTCTCAACGAGTCTCTCCTGGGAATACAGGAGAAGCAGAGTTTGTGTTGAAGTGATGTGAATTTCtctgtgtgcgcgtgcatgtatGTGTAATCAATGCTTCTGTGCGATTCTGATCACTGTAACCCCTTTCTGTCACACACTGAATTAAAGTCACAGTGACGAGCAGGAACTCTGCTCAATCCACTAGCTTTTTCGTAAGTTGGCTCCAGCGCCAGGGGCCCAAAGTTTGTACATTCTACCTGtagctgcgtgggtttcctcccacagtccaaagatgtgcaggttagggtggaccgGCTGTGCTAAATTTTCCACAGCATCCACGGATGGGCATGCTaggtaggttagattagattacttacagtgtggaaacaggcccttcggcccaacaagtccacaccgacccgccgaagcacaacccacccagacccattcccctaacaatacgggcaatttagcgcggccaattcacccaacctgcacatttttgaactgcgggaggaaaccggagcacccggaggaaacccacgcagacacggggagaatgtgcaaactccacacagacagtcgcctgaggtgggaattgaacccgggtctctggtgctgtgaggcagcagtgctaaccactgagccaccgtgcagcccacagCAGTGAGAAATACAGGGATTGGATGGGTGGGGGGGAAATTAAACTGGGTGGGATAGTAAAGGGAGTGAGGGGGAAGaatgggattagactgggtggggTATTAAAGGgagtgggatattaaagggagcagaggagattNNNNNNNNNNNNNNNNNNNNNNNNNNNNNNNNNNNNNNNNNNNNNNNNNNNNNNNNNNNNNNNNNNNNNNNNNNNNNNNNNNNNNNNNNNNNNNNNNNNNNNNNNNNNNNNNNNNNNNNNNNNNNNNNNNNNNNNNNNNNNNNNNNNNNNNNNNNNNNNNNNNNNNNNNNNNNNNNNNNNNNNNNNNNNNNNNNNNNNNNNNNNNNNNNNNNNNNNNNNNNNNNNNNNNNNNNNNNNNNNNNNNNNNNNNNNNNNNNNNNNNNNNNNNNNNNNNNNNNNNNNNNNNNNNNNNNGGAGTGTGGGGGGGAAGAGcgggattagactgggtgggatattaaagggagcaGAGAGTGGAGGAGGTCTGAGAAAGTTGATGAGTTGgtttgaattttcaaaaattcCGTAGATTCTGGGAAGGTAACATTAGACTTAAAATAGCAAATTTAACTTCTGTATTCTAtcaagagagggagacagagagctgggaCGCTGCTCATGTGTTACTTTAAGATCTGTGATGGAAGAAAGATGTTAGACACTATTCAAAGTGTTTCCACAGGGCACTTGGGAAAAGGCAAGGTCCCCAGGCAGAGTATgctcaaagggaggtcatgctaTCCTCAATTACTGGctcgcagttctggtcaccacgttataggagggagggtgcagaggaggatttactgggatgttgcctgcaTCAGTGGGTCTGAGCCATGATCAaagattggaaaggctgggattgttttccttgaacTGCGGAGTTTAGGAGGGAACCTGATGGGTGTGTATGAGATTacaaggggaatggatagggtggataacgAATAGTGGGGTCAAGAACTCGGGGAAGTAGATTGAAGGTAAGAGGTGagttgaggagaattttctttttgCTGGGAGTCTGAAActctcagaacatttaaaaagctttCTGACTTCCGCATTGCCTCCAGGGCGAGGGGCCGTAGCCTGGAAAATGATAGGAGCGTGGTCAGGTTTTTGTTAACTGGCCTGGAgatgaggggccgaatggcctgtttctgtgatgtactcGCCGATATGTTACTTTGGAAATATCTCGCCGTTCCCTCAGTGTGGccgggtcagaatcctgggattccctccctaagcgacgctgtgggtctacccacagcacatggactgcagcgggtcaagaagNNNNNNNNNNNNNNNNNNNNNNNNNNNNNNNNNNNNNNNNNNNNNNNNNNNNNNNNNNNNNNNNNNNNNNNNNNNNNNNNNNNNNNNNNNNNNNNNNNNNNNNNNNNNNNNNNNNNNNNNNNNNNNNNNNNNNNNNNNNNNNNNNNNNNNNNNNNNNNNNNNNNNNNNNNNNNNNNNNNNNNNNNNNNNNNNNNNNNNNNNNNNNNNNNNNNNNNNNNNNNNNNNNNNNNNNNNNNNNNNNNNNNNNNNNNNNNNNNNNNNNNNNNNNNNNNNNNNNNNNNNNNNNNNNNNNNNNNNNNNNNNNNNNNNNNNNNNNNNNNNNNNNNNNNNNNNNNNNNNNNNNNNNNNNNNNNNNNNNNNNNNNNNNNNNNNNNNNNNNNNNNNNNNNNNNNNNNNNNNNNNNNNNNNNNNNNNNNNNNNNNNNNNNNNNNNNNNNNNNNNNNNNNNNNNNNNNNNNNNNNNNNNNNNNNNNNNNNNNNNNNNNNNNNNNNNNNNNNNNNgtggccattcagcccatcacacccaGCCTCCCTCACACAGCAGGgggatggccattcagcccatcacacccaGCCTCCCTCACACAGCAGGgggatggccattcagcccatcacacccaGCCTCCCTCACACAGCAGGgggatggccattcagcccatcacacccaGCCTCCCTCACACAGCAGGgggatggccattcagcccatcacacccaGCCTCCCTCACACAGCAGGgggatggccattcagcccatcacacccaGCCTCCCTCACACAGCAGGgggatggccattcagcccatcacacccaGCCTCCCTCACACAGCAGgggggtggccattcagcccatcacacccaGCCTCCCTCACACAGCAGgggggtggccattcagcccatcacacccaGCCTCCCTCACACAGCAGgggggtggccattcagcccatcacacccaGCCTCCCTCACACAGCAGgggggtggccattcagcccatcacacccaGCCTCCCTCACACAGCAGgggggtggccattcagcccatcacacccaGCCTCCCTCACACAGCAGgggggtggccattcagcccatcacacccaGCCTCCCTCACACAGCAGgggggtggccattcagcccatcacacccaGCCTCCCTCACACAGCAGgggggtggccattcagcccatcacacccaGCCTCCCTCACACAGCAGgggggtggccattcagcccatcacacccaGCCTCCCTCACACAGCAGgggggtggccattcagcccatcacacccaGCCTCCCTCACACAGCAGgggggtggccattcagcccatcacacccaGCCTCCCTCACACAGCAGgggggtggccattcagcccatcacacccaGCCTCCCTCACACAGCAGgggggtggccattcagcccatcacacccaGCCTCCCTCACACAGCAGGGGaatggccactcagcccatcacaCCCAGCCTCCCTCACACAGCAGGGGaatggccactcagcccatcataccTAGCCTCCCTCACACAGCAGGGGaatggccactcagcccatcacaCCCAGCCTCCCTCACACAGCAGGGGggtggccactcagcccatcacaCCCAGCCTCCCTCAAACAGCAGgggggtggccattcagcccatcatacccaGCCTCCCTCAAACAGCAgtgggaaggccattcagcccatcacacccaGCCTCCCTCACACAGCAGgggggtggccattcagcccatcacacccaccctctctcacacagcagggggatggccattcagcccatcacacccaGCCTCCCTCAAACAGCAGgtggagtcggccattcagcccatcatacccaGCCTCCCTCAAACAGCAGGgggatggccattcagcccataatg comes from the Chiloscyllium plagiosum isolate BGI_BamShark_2017 chromosome 45, ASM401019v2, whole genome shotgun sequence genome and includes:
- the dmac1 gene encoding distal membrane-arm assembly complex protein 1 isoform X2 → MCPSHRKCPGWIPALVPPPVKVVMAPPGRLGDCRGCRLVCGLGLLGAGGYVFASARRLMRKTGAAPGPGTVWLPGAW
- the dmac1 gene encoding distal membrane-arm assembly complex protein 1 isoform X1, translated to MAPPGRLGDCRGCRLVCGLGLLGAGGYVFASARRLMRKTGAAPGPGTVGQIVFALGLASWGVVMLVNPETKSPTK